A part of Helicobacter himalayensis genomic DNA contains:
- a CDS encoding DUF4006 family protein: MDRLFGINGLAGFLLAVVVLLSVVGFLGTCAILTQQEQATNYYKIEDQKSIPQEVENASIYFKDAK; this comes from the coding sequence ATGGATAGATTGTTCGGAATCAATGGATTAGCTGGCTTTTTGCTGGCTGTGGTTGTGCTTTTGAGTGTTGTTGGGTTTTTGGGCACTTGTGCGATTTTGACACAGCAAGAGCAAGCGACTAATTACTATAAAATAGAAGACCAAAAAAGCATTCCTCAAGAAGTTGAAAATGCTTCTATCTATTTCAAAGACGCGAAGTAA